Proteins from one Oscillatoria nigro-viridis PCC 7112 genomic window:
- a CDS encoding LysR substrate-binding domain-containing protein: MELRHLRYFIAVAEELNFSRAAARLHMAQPPLSQQIMALEDEIDVQLFDRTKRPLQLTWAGQVFLEETRSILAQVDNAVKSAKRASRGEIGRLIVGFNSSMANCLLPDILRVYCDRFPKVELIWRELATSLQLQALRDRHLDVGFFHLMSSMIQESDLCSVTIWQEPLIAALPENHRLVNELQVSLKELAEESFILPSRRFAPGLSEQIEHLCQQFGFSPNVIQEGTMMLTILGLVAGGVGIALLPANAQNIQRKGVIYKSIAESTPTVPMAAVWRADDNSPILREFLEVTKAMAK, from the coding sequence ATGGAACTTCGACATTTGCGGTATTTCATTGCAGTAGCAGAAGAGTTGAACTTCAGTCGCGCTGCGGCACGTTTACACATGGCGCAGCCTCCTCTCAGCCAGCAAATTATGGCACTGGAAGATGAAATTGACGTGCAGTTGTTCGACCGCACCAAACGACCCCTTCAGTTAACTTGGGCAGGACAGGTTTTTTTAGAAGAAACTCGTTCGATCCTCGCGCAGGTGGACAATGCTGTCAAAAGCGCAAAACGCGCCAGTCGCGGAGAAATCGGGCGTTTGATTGTCGGTTTTAACAGTTCGATGGCAAACTGTTTGTTGCCGGATATTTTGCGAGTTTATTGCGATCGATTTCCGAAAGTGGAATTGATTTGGCGGGAGTTAGCCACCTCGCTGCAATTGCAAGCCCTGCGCGATCGGCATTTGGATGTTGGGTTTTTCCATTTAATGTCCTCAATGATTCAAGAATCCGATTTATGTTCAGTGACAATTTGGCAAGAACCTTTGATTGCGGCACTACCAGAAAATCATCGGTTAGTTAACGAACTTCAAGTTTCTTTAAAAGAACTTGCAGAGGAATCGTTTATTCTTCCCTCTCGTCGATTTGCGCCCGGCTTGTCCGAACAAATAGAACATTTGTGCCAACAATTTGGTTTCTCTCCTAATGTTATTCAAGAAGGGACAATGATGCTGACAATACTCGGCTTAGTCGCGGGCGGCGTGGGAATTGCTTTGCTGCCGGCTAATGCTCAAAATATTCAACGGAAGGGCGTTATTTATAAAAGTATTGCGGAATCTACGCCAACTGTTCCGATGGCAGCGGTATGGAGGGCAGACGATAATTCGCCGATTTTGCGCGAGTTTTTGGAAGTGACAAAGGCGATGGCCAAATAG
- a CDS encoding aspartoacylase: protein MNQIKRVAIVGGTHGNELTGIYLVNKFDRAPELIGRSTFETITLLANPKACEIGTRYVDIDLNRCFRQEDLENPHLSSYEAQRAKEIYGIFSSKNTHQPKVIIDLHSTTSNMGLTFILASHHPFNLQLAAYLTSVHPHLKLLASTTKSHDSNLLRSLSELGGTLEVGAVPQGVLDASLFQQTEQVVSRILDGVEAYNQGTIPPAKNPLTIYHTIGAIDYPRNEKGEIQAMIHPHLQSRDYQALNPGDPMFLTFDGESVLYEGKSTVYPIFINEAAYYEKGIAMCFTQKQIVSLE from the coding sequence ATGAATCAAATTAAACGTGTTGCCATAGTGGGAGGAACCCACGGAAACGAACTCACAGGAATTTACCTCGTGAATAAATTCGATCGCGCGCCAGAGTTAATTGGGCGATCGACTTTTGAAACAATCACCCTGCTAGCCAATCCCAAAGCTTGCGAAATCGGGACGCGCTACGTCGATATCGACCTCAACCGCTGCTTTCGACAGGAAGATTTAGAAAATCCCCATCTCTCCAGCTATGAAGCCCAGCGGGCGAAAGAAATCTACGGCATTTTTAGCTCAAAAAACACTCATCAGCCCAAGGTAATTATCGATTTGCACAGCACCACCTCCAACATGGGGCTAACTTTTATTCTCGCCAGCCATCATCCATTTAACCTGCAACTAGCAGCTTATTTAACCTCTGTGCATCCCCACCTCAAGCTACTCGCTTCTACAACCAAGAGTCATGATAGTAATTTGCTGCGATCGCTTTCGGAATTAGGCGGTACGCTGGAAGTTGGTGCAGTCCCGCAAGGCGTATTAGATGCGTCTTTATTTCAGCAAACTGAGCAAGTTGTCAGCCGAATTTTAGACGGCGTAGAAGCCTACAATCAAGGCACAATCCCTCCTGCAAAAAATCCCCTGACTATTTATCACACCATTGGGGCGATCGACTATCCCAGAAACGAGAAGGGAGAAATTCAGGCAATGATTCATCCTCACCTGCAATCCAGAGATTATCAAGCCCTGAATCCCGGCGATCCGATGTTTTTGACCTTTGATGGCGAGTCGGTATTGTATGAAGGTAAATCGACCGTATATCCAATTTTTATTAACGAGGCAGCTTACTACGAAAAAGGGATTGCCATGTGTTTTACCCAAAAGCAAATAGTCAGTCTTGAGTAG
- a CDS encoding phosphatase PAP2 family protein yields the protein MRSKIRSLISIIRLAGLAVAALAMWGFSTIAEEVLEKESYAFDTSILLYLRSLHTPLRDRIMLGFTFLGEPKLLLVICLTLGIVLLARNHRSEAATIAIAGGGAMGLNLLLKKLFARARPQLWERVVNVTFYSFPSGHAMISMVIYGLLGYFLGARFPKQRWSIYSLTVVLIAAIGLSRLYLGVHWPTDVIAGYTAGVVWLIACILSLEIWKELRSLTTASKEEFLSPDNSQE from the coding sequence ATGCGCTCTAAAATTCGATCGCTCATTTCGATAATTCGGCTGGCCGGGCTTGCTGTGGCGGCTTTGGCGATGTGGGGATTTTCCACTATTGCCGAAGAGGTCTTGGAAAAGGAAAGTTACGCTTTCGATACCTCTATTTTACTATATCTTAGGAGCCTGCACACTCCGCTGCGCGATCGAATAATGCTGGGCTTTACCTTTTTGGGCGAGCCGAAGTTGCTGCTAGTGATTTGTCTGACGTTGGGTATTGTTTTGCTAGCGCGCAATCACCGATCGGAAGCTGCAACTATTGCCATCGCCGGCGGTGGAGCGATGGGTTTAAATTTACTGTTAAAAAAACTTTTTGCCCGCGCTCGACCTCAACTTTGGGAGCGCGTTGTTAATGTAACATTTTACAGTTTTCCTAGCGGACACGCGATGATTTCAATGGTTATTTACGGTTTGCTAGGATATTTTTTGGGTGCACGTTTTCCCAAGCAGCGCTGGTCGATTTACAGCTTGACAGTTGTATTGATTGCTGCTATTGGTTTGAGCAGGCTTTACCTAGGAGTTCACTGGCCTACCGATGTTATTGCTGGTTATACGGCTGGTGTGGTGTGGCTGATCGCCTGTATTCTCAGTTTGGAAATATGGAAGGAATTGCGTTCTTTGACTACGGCTTCTAAAGAAGAGTTTTTGTCACCGGACAATTCTCAAGAATAA
- a CDS encoding M23 family metallopeptidase, with translation MTILSKKHISAILLTVGLTSISSCANNSGVSAPIAEAHTIAQRLVSSAVAQKPNNPQFGKPIDCTLGKDCFVLLYFDRDPGPTAVDFGCGRQTYDGHDGTDFAIPDAKAMAKGVPVIASAAGKVLRSRDGVVDRRLQNDTDKASIAGTECGNGMVIDHGGGWEAQYCHLRKGSVAVKPGTQVQKGTVLGMVGNSGMASFPHVHVTFRYQGKPVDPFVGPDAKLGCNIARNPIWDKPLDYISTGLIRAGFANKPPDINAVWEGQFSETQLPANSPALLFWVQSYGVLKGDREQYKLFAPNGTTIADRTNEIKAPSRTWLGYVGKRNSTNSPLTPGVWRAEYRLMRGDRVLTEVKREVELR, from the coding sequence ATGACTATACTATCAAAAAAACACATTTCTGCAATTTTGTTGACCGTGGGGTTGACAAGTATTTCTAGCTGTGCTAATAACAGCGGAGTAAGTGCGCCGATCGCCGAAGCCCACACGATCGCCCAGCGTCTCGTCTCTTCCGCAGTCGCCCAAAAGCCCAACAACCCGCAATTCGGTAAGCCGATCGACTGTACCCTAGGCAAAGACTGTTTTGTGTTGCTGTATTTCGATCGCGATCCAGGCCCCACCGCCGTCGATTTTGGCTGCGGGCGCCAAACCTACGACGGCCACGACGGTACAGACTTTGCGATTCCCGACGCCAAAGCAATGGCAAAAGGAGTGCCAGTTATTGCCTCCGCAGCAGGCAAAGTTTTGCGATCGCGAGATGGTGTGGTCGATCGGCGTTTACAAAACGATACAGACAAAGCCAGCATCGCAGGCACAGAATGCGGCAACGGCATGGTAATCGACCACGGCGGTGGTTGGGAAGCCCAATACTGCCACCTCCGCAAAGGCAGCGTGGCCGTCAAACCGGGTACGCAGGTACAAAAAGGCACAGTTTTGGGCATGGTGGGAAACTCTGGGATGGCATCTTTCCCCCACGTACACGTAACTTTTCGCTATCAAGGCAAACCCGTAGATCCCTTTGTCGGCCCCGACGCCAAGTTAGGCTGCAACATCGCCCGCAATCCAATTTGGGACAAACCTCTGGACTATATTTCCACAGGTTTAATTAGGGCCGGTTTTGCCAATAAGCCACCCGATATCAACGCTGTCTGGGAAGGACAATTTTCAGAGACTCAACTCCCTGCAAACAGTCCAGCTTTGTTGTTTTGGGTGCAAAGTTACGGAGTGCTCAAGGGCGATCGCGAACAATACAAATTATTTGCACCCAACGGCACAACCATCGCCGATCGAACCAATGAAATTAAAGCCCCCAGCCGTACTTGGTTGGGCTATGTCGGCAAAAGAAACAGTACGAATTCTCCTCTGACTCCCGGAGTTTGGCGGGCCGAATACCGATTGATGCGGGGCGATCGAGTTTTGACAGAAGTCAAGCGAGAAGTTGAGTTGCGTTAG
- a CDS encoding RNA-guided endonuclease InsQ/TnpB family protein, protein MLVFELKAYGKKQQFEAVDEAIRTVQFIRNKALRFWMDNEKVDRYALNKYSAVLAKEFPFGDDLNSMARQSSSERAWAAISRFYDNCKKKVPGKKGFPQFQKHNRSVEYKTTGWRLAYDRKSITFTDKKGIGTLKLKGTRDLHFSQRSQIKRVRLVRRADGYYVQFCIQVDRSEKIEITGNTIGLDVGLKEFYTDSNGIAVDNPRFLRKGERRLKKSQKRVSKRVKGSQNRKKARAILGKRHLKISRQRKDFAVKLARCVIQSNDCVVYEDLRIKNMVKNHSLAKSINDASWYTFRIWLEYFGKVFGRITIAVPANGTSQECSSCGTIVKKSLSTRTHACRCGCVLDRDWNAAKNILSRGLSTAGHVGTWILDPNACGELTATDVEVILHRQVDSANQESPRL, encoded by the coding sequence ATGTTAGTTTTCGAGTTGAAAGCATACGGTAAAAAGCAGCAATTTGAAGCTGTAGACGAAGCAATTAGAACGGTGCAGTTCATCCGAAACAAAGCACTGCGGTTTTGGATGGACAACGAAAAAGTTGATCGATACGCATTGAACAAGTATAGCGCTGTTTTAGCTAAGGAATTTCCGTTTGGCGATGACTTGAATAGCATGGCTCGACAATCGAGCTCAGAAAGAGCGTGGGCGGCAATCTCCCGATTCTACGACAACTGTAAAAAGAAAGTCCCAGGAAAAAAAGGATTCCCGCAATTCCAGAAACACAACCGCTCCGTCGAATACAAGACTACGGGCTGGCGTCTGGCATACGACCGGAAATCAATCACTTTTACCGATAAAAAAGGAATCGGAACGCTCAAGTTAAAAGGAACGCGCGACTTACATTTCTCTCAGCGCAGTCAAATCAAACGAGTACGTTTGGTAAGGCGAGCAGACGGATATTATGTCCAGTTTTGCATTCAAGTTGACCGTTCTGAAAAGATTGAAATCACGGGTAACACCATCGGGTTAGATGTAGGACTTAAAGAGTTTTACACTGACTCAAATGGCATTGCAGTTGATAACCCGCGTTTCCTCCGCAAGGGAGAACGCAGGTTGAAGAAATCCCAAAAACGAGTTTCAAAACGAGTCAAGGGTTCGCAAAACAGAAAAAAAGCTAGAGCGATTCTAGGGAAGCGCCACCTCAAAATCAGCAGACAGCGTAAAGATTTTGCCGTGAAGTTGGCAAGATGCGTCATCCAGTCTAACGACTGCGTAGTCTACGAAGATTTGAGGATTAAAAATATGGTGAAGAATCACTCTCTAGCAAAATCGATTAACGACGCATCTTGGTATACGTTCCGAATTTGGCTGGAATATTTTGGCAAAGTATTCGGAAGAATTACGATTGCCGTACCAGCTAACGGAACAAGTCAAGAATGCTCTAGTTGCGGAACAATTGTTAAGAAAAGTCTCTCAACGCGAACCCACGCTTGTCGGTGTGGATGCGTATTAGATCGTGACTGGAACGCAGCTAAAAATATCCTGAGTCGGGGATTGAGTACGGCGGGGCACGTCGGAACTTGGATCTTAGATCCGAACGCTTGTGGAGAATTGACCGCTACCGATGTTGAAGTAATTCTGCACCGGCAAGTCGATTCTGCGAATCAAGAATCTCCTCGGCTTTAG
- a CDS encoding Uma2 family endonuclease gives MVQTRLKSLTLEEFLQLPETKPASEYIDNQIIQKPRPQGKHSATQCELIIFINAILKPKKVARAFPELRCTFGGRSTVPDVSVFVWNRIPADDNGEIANVFPIAPDWTIEILSPDQSQTKVTKNILHCLNHQTQMGWPIDPDEQCVFVYVPQQQTAVFDEPKMLLPVPSFANELRLSVGELFGWLLN, from the coding sequence ATGGTACAAACAAGATTAAAATCCTTAACTTTAGAAGAGTTTCTCCAACTACCCGAAACCAAACCCGCCAGCGAATACATTGATAATCAAATTATTCAGAAGCCAAGGCCACAAGGAAAACACAGTGCGACTCAATGCGAACTAATTATTTTCATTAACGCTATATTAAAACCCAAAAAAGTTGCACGAGCATTTCCCGAACTCCGGTGTACCTTTGGCGGCAGGTCAACAGTGCCTGATGTTTCAGTATTTGTCTGGAACAGAATTCCCGCCGATGATAACGGCGAAATTGCTAATGTCTTTCCCATAGCTCCTGATTGGACAATTGAGATTTTGTCGCCAGACCAAAGTCAAACTAAAGTTACTAAAAATATTCTGCACTGCTTAAATCATCAAACTCAAATGGGCTGGCCGATCGATCCCGACGAACAATGCGTTTTTGTTTATGTCCCCCAGCAACAGACAGCAGTATTTGATGAACCAAAAATGCTGCTACCTGTGCCGTCCTTCGCTAACGAACTGCGGTTGAGTGTCGGAGAATTATTTGGCTGGCTGCTGAATTGA
- a CDS encoding (2Fe-2S) ferredoxin domain-containing protein, producing MYKSGKQVSEFSLEGEILALIIEDGCKLKYLRISSDRGVEYLVKLCKELRSFLSPILTPGLRVQVVGEKELNLKNGKIKLKARSLKLAQGNDDRSHEHLDSTNVPVGVLTSDDRAIGKTQVTSPTAAQTVKAPAKNQTKILVCQKSDCQKRGAGGVCKALENALNARGLEDKVTVQGTGCLKQCKAGPNIVVMPDKTRYSRIAPAEVPAIIDKHCAVVKA from the coding sequence ATGTATAAATCTGGCAAGCAAGTGTCCGAATTCAGTTTAGAGGGAGAAATCCTCGCCCTGATTATTGAAGATGGCTGTAAACTTAAATATTTGCGAATTAGCAGCGATCGCGGAGTAGAATATCTTGTTAAACTTTGCAAGGAATTGCGGTCATTTCTGTCGCCTATTTTGACCCCCGGGTTGAGAGTTCAAGTTGTAGGTGAGAAAGAACTAAACTTGAAAAACGGTAAAATAAAACTTAAAGCTCGCAGCCTCAAGCTGGCTCAGGGCAACGACGATCGCTCGCACGAACACCTCGATTCCACCAATGTACCTGTTGGGGTATTGACATCCGACGATCGCGCGATCGGCAAAACCCAAGTCACCTCTCCCACAGCAGCTCAAACTGTAAAAGCTCCGGCAAAAAACCAAACCAAAATATTAGTATGTCAAAAATCCGACTGCCAGAAGCGGGGCGCTGGAGGAGTCTGTAAAGCTTTAGAAAATGCTTTGAATGCGCGCGGTTTAGAAGACAAAGTGACAGTACAGGGAACCGGATGTCTCAAACAGTGTAAAGCAGGCCCAAATATAGTTGTGATGCCGGACAAAACTCGCTACAGCCGCATTGCACCGGCAGAAGTTCCAGCAATTATTGACAAACATTGTGCAGTTGTTAAAGCTTAG
- a CDS encoding Asr1405/Asl0597 family protein, which translates to MNPADPELEVCDIVQVSWLDRWQVYKRLQELEIPCWCTVDQPLRAKVNTVKQAAQLMSVLRQVSAPRGELVQWLECCWQRG; encoded by the coding sequence ATGAATCCAGCAGATCCAGAATTAGAAGTTTGTGACATTGTGCAAGTTAGTTGGCTAGATAGGTGGCAAGTTTACAAACGCTTGCAAGAACTAGAAATTCCCTGCTGGTGTACGGTTGACCAACCTTTGCGGGCAAAAGTCAACACAGTTAAACAAGCGGCTCAGTTAATGAGCGTGTTGAGGCAAGTCAGTGCGCCGAGGGGCGAACTGGTGCAGTGGCTGGAATGCTGCTGGCAAAGGGGCTAA
- a CDS encoding Dps family protein — protein MAQTQSALRPFGHIAENPVLLEHSVTAPICEGMNALLASFQALYLQYQKHHFVVEGAEFYSLHKFFEESYGEAQDSVHELGERLNGLGGIPAAGFSKLAELCCFEPEPDGVYSCRQMLEHDLTAEQAIISLLRRQAGQAESLGDRATRYLYEKILLKTEERAYHISHFLAPDTLVQLNLN, from the coding sequence ATGGCCCAGACTCAGAGTGCATTGAGACCATTTGGCCACATAGCCGAAAACCCAGTTCTACTGGAACATTCAGTCACAGCACCGATTTGTGAAGGGATGAACGCGCTGCTGGCCAGTTTTCAGGCTCTATACCTGCAATATCAAAAACATCATTTTGTGGTGGAAGGGGCAGAATTTTACTCCTTGCACAAATTCTTTGAGGAAAGCTACGGAGAAGCTCAAGATAGCGTCCACGAGTTAGGCGAACGGTTAAACGGGTTGGGCGGCATACCAGCAGCGGGTTTTAGCAAGTTAGCCGAACTGTGCTGTTTCGAGCCGGAACCAGACGGCGTGTATTCCTGCCGCCAAATGCTAGAACACGATTTGACGGCGGAACAAGCTATTATAAGTTTGCTGCGCCGTCAAGCAGGACAAGCAGAAAGTTTGGGCGATCGAGCTACCCGCTACCTCTACGAAAAAATCCTGCTGAAAACAGAAGAGCGAGCTTATCACATTTCCCACTTCCTCGCCCCCGATACCTTAGTGCAATTGAACTTGAACTAA
- the chlP gene encoding geranylgeranyl reductase: MTLRVAVVGSGPAGSSAAETLVKAGIETYLFERKLDNAKPCGGAIPLCMVSEFDLPQNIIDRQVRKMKMISPSNVEVDINIENAHEYIGMCRREVLDGFLRDRAASLGAKLINGTVHKLEIPANNTDPYILHYADHSDGSAMGIQKTLKVDLVIGADGANSRVAKAIDAGDYNYAIAFQERIRLPEDKMAYYEDLAEMYVGDDVSTDFYAWVFPKYDHVAVGTGTMKVNQASIKKLQAGVRARAAKKLMGGEIIKVEAHPIPEHPRPRRVVGRVALVGDAAGYVTKSSGEGIYFAAKSGRMCAETIVEISNKGARIPTEEEIKIYLKRWDKAYGITYKVLDILQRVFYRSDATREAFVEMCADRDVQKLTFDSYLYKTVVPANPFIQMKITAKTIGSLLRGNALAP, translated from the coding sequence TTGACACTAAGGGTTGCAGTAGTAGGTTCAGGCCCTGCGGGTTCTTCCGCCGCCGAAACATTGGTAAAAGCAGGCATCGAAACATACCTATTCGAGCGTAAATTAGACAACGCCAAACCCTGCGGTGGGGCGATTCCCCTGTGCATGGTGAGCGAATTTGACTTGCCGCAAAATATTATTGACCGCCAAGTCAGAAAAATGAAAATGATCTCCCCCTCCAACGTCGAGGTGGACATCAATATTGAAAACGCACATGAATACATCGGTATGTGCCGCCGCGAAGTGCTTGACGGCTTCCTGCGCGATCGCGCAGCTTCCTTGGGTGCAAAACTGATTAACGGCACCGTTCACAAATTAGAGATTCCCGCCAACAACACCGACCCCTACATTCTCCACTACGCCGACCACTCCGACGGCAGTGCCATGGGAATTCAGAAAACTCTGAAGGTGGATTTGGTAATTGGGGCTGACGGCGCCAACTCCCGCGTAGCAAAGGCGATCGACGCTGGCGACTACAATTATGCGATCGCCTTCCAAGAACGCATCCGCCTGCCAGAAGATAAAATGGCTTACTACGAAGACTTAGCCGAAATGTACGTCGGCGACGACGTATCTACCGACTTCTACGCTTGGGTGTTCCCCAAATACGACCACGTAGCCGTCGGTACCGGCACGATGAAAGTCAATCAAGCAAGTATCAAAAAGCTGCAAGCAGGCGTCCGCGCCCGCGCTGCCAAAAAACTGATGGGCGGTGAGATTATTAAAGTGGAAGCTCACCCCATCCCGGAACATCCGCGTCCCCGCCGGGTTGTCGGTCGAGTTGCTCTCGTAGGCGACGCCGCCGGCTACGTTACTAAGTCTTCCGGCGAAGGTATCTATTTTGCCGCCAAGTCTGGCCGGATGTGCGCCGAAACTATTGTGGAGATTTCCAATAAAGGCGCGCGCATTCCGACTGAAGAGGAAATTAAGATTTACTTGAAGCGGTGGGATAAAGCCTACGGCATTACTTACAAAGTTCTCGACATTTTGCAGCGGGTGTTTTACCGTTCCGATGCGACTCGCGAAGCTTTTGTGGAAATGTGTGCCGATCGCGACGTGCAGAAACTCACATTCGATAGCTACTTGTATAAAACAGTGGTACCGGCCAATCCCTTCATTCAGATGAAGATTACTGCGAAAACCATTGGTAGCTTGTTGCGTGGGAATGCTTTAGCGCCTTAA